In Mustelus asterias unplaced genomic scaffold, sMusAst1.hap1.1 HAP1_SCAFFOLD_657, whole genome shotgun sequence, one DNA window encodes the following:
- the LOC144487236 gene encoding X-ray repair cross-complementing protein 6-like: MQLNTRRWQRRTRGVGTSSTADMADWQSHFRNEDEEDPEEAEENEEDVRYAGRDSLVFLIDASEAMFEMNDEATSAFDMTIQCVHRVYTSKIISSDRDLLAVVFFGTQKHKNSVDFKHVYVLHDLDTPGAKRVLELDQYEGEKGNKSFKKNIGHSADDSLSDALWVCSNLFSDVTLKLSHKRIMLFTNNDNPHAKDSSKARLTRTKANDLRETGIILDLMHLKKPGGFDMSLFYCDLVSVSEDGDAAVQGEGSARLGDLLRKVWAKDYKKRTVTRLNLKLGEGVELSVGVYNLVRSARKPSAVRLYRESNEPVKTKTRWFNGEMGSPLLPSDTKKAQVYGQRQIVLEKEETEELKRFDGPGLVLIGFKPLSLLKKHHHIRPPQFIYPDETLITGSTTLFSALLTKCLEKDVYAVCRYTPRRNTPPRFVALVPQEEALDDQKVQTIPPGFHLIFLPYADDVRKIGFTEKRVASEDQIEKMKSVVQKLWFKYRPESFENPVIQRHFRNLEALALDLKEPEEVEDLTLPKNDVMDRRIGQLAEEFLELVYPPGYNPGAKSQQKRKLSDAAGGAEKRPNVEVSLGKEEVRQYLRSGTLGKLTVPVLKEVCKQYGLRGSKKQELIDAITGHFAEN; the protein is encoded by the exons ATGCAACTGAATACCAGGAGATGGCAGAGGCGGACAAG GGGAGTTGGCACTTCCTCCACAGCAGATATGGCGGATTGGCAGTCACACTTTCGGAATGAAGATgaggaggatccagaggaggcAGAGGAAAACGAAG AGGACGTTCGATACGCAGGCAGGGATAGCTTAGTCTTCCTCATCGATGCCTCGGAGGCCATGTTTGAAATGAATGATGAGGCCACTTCAGCATTCGACATGACTATTCAG TGTGTCCACAGGGTTTACACCAGTAAGATTATTAGCAGCGACCGTGACCTTCTGGCTGTCGTGTTCTTCGGGACTCAGAAGCACAAGAACTCTGTTGACTTCAAGCATGTTTATGTCCTCCACGACTTGGACACACCAG GTGCTAAGCGAGTACTGGAGTTGGACCAGtatgagggggagaaggggaacaAGTCCTTCAAGAAGAACATAGGCCACAGTGCCGATGACTCGTTGAGTGATGCTCTCTGGGTCTGCTCCAATCTCTTCAGTGACGTCACGCTGAAACTGAGCCACAAGCGCATCATGCTGTTCACCAACAATGACAACCCACATGCTAAAGACAGCTCCAAAGCACGACTGACCAGAACAAAGGCCAATGACCTGCGAGAGACAG GTATCATCCTTGACCTGATGCATCTGAAGAAGCCTGGTGGGTTTGACATGTCTCTCTTTTACTGCGACCTTGTCAGTGTATCGGAGGATGGGGATGCAGCTGTGCAAGGCGAGGGGTCAGCCAGGTTGGGCGATCTGCTTCGGAAAGTGTGGGCCAAGGACTACAAGAAGAGGACCGTCACCAG GCTGAACCTGAAGCTGGGAGAAGGCGTGGAACTTTCAGTCGGAGTTTACAATCTCGTGCGGAGTGCCAGGAAACCCAGTGCCGTCCGCCTGTACCGAGAAAGCAACGAGCCCGTCAAAACCAAAACCCGCTGGTTTAACGGGGAGATGGGCAGTCCACTCCTGCCCAGCGACACCAAGAAGGCCCAG GTTTATGGACAGAGGCAGATTGTTCTGGAGAAAGAGGAAACCGAGGAATTGAAGAGATTTGATGGCCCAGGCTTGGTTCTCATTGGTTTCAAGCCATTGTCACTCTTAAAGAAGCACCACCACATCAGACCCCCACAGTTCATTTACCCAGATGAGACGCTGATAACAG GAAGCACCACTTTATTCAGCGCACTGCTCACCAAGTGCCTGGAGAAGGACGTGTATGCTGTTTGCCGCTACACTCCCCGGAGGAACACCCCACCCCGATTTGTGGCGTTGGTCCCACAGGAGGAGGCGCTGGATGATCAGAAAGTGCAGACCATCCCTCCAG GATTCCACCTGATCTTTTTGCCTTACGCCGACGATGTCAGGAAGATCGGCTTTACGGAGAAGCGAGTGGCCAGCGAGGATCAGATCGAGAAGATGAAATCAGTGGTGCAGAAGCTCTGGTTTAAATACAG GCCTGAGAGCTTTGAGAATCCGGTTATTCAGCGGCATTTCCGTAATCTGGAGGCACTGGCCCTCGATTTGAAGGAACCGGAAGAAGTTGAAGATTTGACAC TGCCAAAAAATGATGTTATGGACAGGAGAATCGGACAGCTGGCAGAGGAGTTCCTGGAGCTGGTTTATCCCCCGGGCTATAACCCAGGTGCAAAGAGCCAACAGAAGAGGAAGCTCA GCGACGCAGCCGGGGGAGCCGAGAAGAGGCCAAACGTGGAGGTGTCGCTGGGGAAGGAGGAGGTCAGGCAGTACCTGCGGAGCGGGACGCTGGGCAAGCTGACCGTGCCGGTGCTGAAGGAGGTCTGTAAACAGTACGGGCTGAGGGGCAGCAAGAAGCAGGAGCTGATCGACGCCATCACCGGTCACTTCGCTGAGAACTGA